In Campylobacter magnus, the following proteins share a genomic window:
- the gdhA gene encoding NADP-specific glutamate dehydrogenase, whose amino-acid sequence MNAHDYISDVLDYIERTSLGQVTFKQAATEILRALEPVLDREPKYIKHKVVDRMVMPERTNIFRITYANDKGEPESHYGYRVQFNSAIGPYKGGLRFHPSVNLDIIKFLGFEQIFKNSLTGLSMGGAKGGANFDPKGKSDGEIMRFCQAFMNALHEIIGDVIDVPAGDIGVGGREIGYMFGQYKRIKHRFEGTLTGKGLSWGGSLVRTEATGYGLVYFANEMLKKAGRGFEGLTCTVSGAGNVAIYTCEKLYQFGAKPVTVSDSTGYIYDAEGIDVALLKQLKEVERVGLREYSVRKAGSKFIPVSEYKAGRNGVWDVKCDAAFPCATQNEVSLADIEVLYNNGCRLLAEGANLPSTLDAMEFMAAKSDFLYGPAKAANAGGVATSGLEMAQNAAMESWSFEKVDARLQGIMKHIFDISYETSVEFGRPGDLVLGGNIAGFRKVADAMIDQGY is encoded by the coding sequence ATGAACGCACATGATTACATAAGCGATGTTCTTGATTATATAGAAAGAACCAGCCTTGGACAAGTTACTTTCAAACAAGCAGCAACTGAGATTTTGCGTGCCTTAGAGCCAGTGCTTGATAGAGAGCCAAAATACATAAAACATAAAGTGGTAGATCGCATGGTTATGCCTGAGCGCACAAACATCTTCCGTATTACTTACGCAAATGACAAGGGCGAGCCAGAGAGCCACTATGGTTACCGCGTGCAGTTTAACTCAGCTATCGGGCCATATAAAGGCGGTCTTCGCTTTCATCCTAGCGTAAATCTTGATATTATCAAGTTTCTTGGCTTTGAGCAAATCTTTAAAAACTCACTAACAGGTCTTAGCATGGGTGGCGCAAAAGGTGGCGCAAACTTCGATCCAAAAGGAAAAAGCGATGGCGAGATTATGAGATTTTGCCAAGCTTTCATGAACGCACTTCACGAAATCATTGGTGATGTTATCGATGTGCCTGCTGGCGATATCGGCGTAGGCGGCAGAGAAATCGGCTATATGTTTGGTCAATACAAACGCATCAAACACCGCTTTGAAGGAACTCTAACAGGCAAAGGACTAAGCTGGGGCGGCTCGCTAGTTAGAACAGAAGCTACTGGATATGGTCTAGTTTATTTTGCTAACGAAATGCTTAAAAAAGCAGGTCGTGGCTTTGAGGGCTTAACTTGCACAGTAAGTGGAGCTGGAAATGTGGCAATCTATACTTGCGAAAAACTATATCAATTTGGCGCAAAACCAGTTACAGTAAGCGACTCAACTGGCTATATCTACGATGCTGAGGGTATCGATGTAGCCTTGCTAAAACAACTAAAAGAAGTAGAGCGCGTAGGTCTAAGAGAATACTCAGTTCGCAAAGCTGGTAGCAAATTTATCCCAGTTAGCGAGTATAAAGCTGGCAGAAACGGCGTTTGGGATGTCAAATGCGACGCAGCTTTCCCTTGTGCTACTCAAAATGAAGTTAGCCTAGCAGATATCGAAGTGCTATATAACAACGGCTGCCGCTTGCTAGCTGAGGGCGCAAACCTTCCAAGCACACTTGATGCGATGGAGTTTATGGCGGCAAAAAGCGATTTCTTATACGGCCCAGCAAAAGCTGCAAACGCAGGTGGCGTGGCAACCAGCGGTCTAGAAATGGCGCAAAATGCGGCTATGGAGTCTTGGAGCTTTGAGAAAGTAGATGCTAGACTTCAAGGCATTATGAAGCATATTTTTGATATTAGCTATGAGACTTCTGTGGAGTTTGGCAGACCAGGTGATTTGGTGCTTGGTGGAAATATCGCTGGCTTTAGAAAAGTGGCTGATGCGATGATAGACCAAGGCTACTAA
- a CDS encoding MqnA/MqnD/SBP family protein yields the protein MILGKIDYLNLLPFHVFLKASRLQNATKKSIELKKGTPSKLCDDLRARRIDAGVISSIEARRYKQLDFGICAKGRVNSVLVEKGSKSQKDAQSRSSNMLAKVLGIKGKVLIGDKALKAYLKAPQDFYDLANLWEQKTALPFVFGRFACVKNKKAYEKIIKVFLNKNIKIPRYILNSYSQSRQISQNDILEYLKLIYYKIGKKEQKALKIFISRSRSLYFKA from the coding sequence ATGATTTTAGGCAAGATTGATTATTTAAACCTTTTGCCTTTTCATGTATTTTTAAAGGCCTCAAGATTACAAAACGCTACTAAAAAAAGCATAGAGCTAAAAAAAGGCACGCCTAGCAAACTTTGCGATGATTTGCGTGCTAGGCGCATTGATGCTGGGGTGATTTCTAGCATAGAAGCAAGGCGTTATAAACAGCTAGATTTTGGTATTTGTGCTAAGGGCAGAGTAAACTCTGTGCTAGTAGAAAAAGGATCAAAATCTCAAAAAGACGCCCAAAGCCGCAGCTCAAATATGCTAGCAAAAGTGCTAGGCATAAAAGGCAAAGTGCTAATAGGTGATAAGGCTTTAAAAGCGTATTTAAAAGCCCCACAGGACTTTTATGACTTAGCGAATTTATGGGAGCAAAAGACAGCTTTGCCCTTTGTCTTTGGTCGTTTCGCCTGTGTAAAAAATAAAAAAGCTTATGAAAAAATTATTAAAGTTTTCTTAAATAAAAATATAAAAATACCACGTTATATATTAAATTCCTACTCACAAAGTCGTCAAATAAGCCAAAATGATATTTTAGAGTATCTAAAACTAATTTACTATAAAATCGGCAAAAAAGAACAAAAAGCCCTAAAAATCTTTATCTCACGCTCACGAAGCTTATATTTTAAAGCATAG